tattatttgaaaaatatttatttattctaaacattgaactaaagaaagcaTTGAactctttagttcaatgattctaaatgataatgcagaaactgcattattggcaataaaagcactcttccctagtaggaattcaaatcaaattcgatataagcAACATATTCccccttcttctttatattacctctttccgcttaagacgacacagaccagagacaagatgactctatgacacaggcgctctccacagaccgccaggttccgcttaaagcgtcttaaagactgacgtcatgacttattcgctcgaatagcaccgcttaaagacgcttcacgcgtcttaatcgcgaaaatatggctataATTATTCCGAATTATGATTTGAGGCGCCAAAACGGGAATTCAAAAAGAGCaatacgccccctggtgtcaattttagTAACAAGTTAGTTGAGATCTACTGCCGATGGCGGCGCTTCAATCAGGCTTAATTTATTTTACCACTGAGTCGGCACTCTTTTCCTTCTTTCTCTATGTAACGAACTGATTCGAATTAATTTATCAGATTCTTATGTATTGAATTATCATCCTGAGTTACTAAGCGATATGGTAAATGACAACTTTAGGAACATATCTCTCAACTGGGGTTGATGgatgattttttaatttttttatttttataagccATAGAAGTGGATGACGTAATTAATTATTCTTTCGGTGATCCAATAAACCAGTGCGAAATGGCGGACGCAATTATTATTTAAGAAAAGGGTTTTtgtgaatctatttttcttgtAAATGATAAATTGGTTCTTACATCGATGAATTAGTTTGGAAACAATTAAATTCACTGTAGTTGTGAAGTTCCGGGCATTCAGGGACAGTTAACATGGGATGAAATAAATCTACTTGCTTGAGGCTTTGTTGGTATTTCTtattaaaattgaatttgagTACTTTTCCAGTATTCTGGTCTATTAATTTCGTTATGGAAATAGACGTAACGGATGAAATAAATACTGAGAAGATCGGGATCTCTTCAAGTCAaggagaaatagaaaattcaacaaaaataacTGTCAACAACACAACCACAGGATGTTATAGTGGAAACAAagaacatgaaaataataatttattgagtaGAAAAGGTTCCAAACATGCATTACGACAACAAGctaaaagaagaaagaaaaatacTACTATTGCATCTGGTAATGCTGCATCTGTACCCAGGATAATTGTAAAACCACTTCCTCCCCAGTCTACAGAGGAAGTTTCTGTCAATACAATAATGAATCCATCTGCACCTCAAGCTAAAACTATGAGAGAAGTTCTTGCTTCTATACCAGGTTTCAATATGAAACAACGAAAAAGAACTAATAAAAAGCTATCAACAGCAGCTCAGCTTGAACAAACCAAAGAAGGTCACATAGATTTAGAAACTCCAGATTCTATACTGGTGAATACAAACCTTCGGCTCTTATTAAATAAGGCTACATTTTCTGCATTACCTATGTTATATCAGCATAAACTAATCCAGTTATTACCCAGTGTTGATAGACATATGATTTCTAGCTCTACAGATCCGAACTCTCTTGAACTGAGTAACTCTGgtttgaataatgaattttttgctAGAGCATGCTTAGAATGGCAGGACAGATTGGCCGAAGGGGAATTTACACCtgaaaaccaacaaaaattGAAACTGGAGGCAGATAAAGAACGAAGTAAATTAGATCCTTGGAAACTCAAGCATTTTGAACCAATATGGGGTGATAGGGGTCATTCTTGTGGGTCAGAATCATCAACTACTACAACCCAAAGTAGTGGAAGACCACCTCTCAAAACAACAATTAAGCTGAGACACTCAACTGTAAATAGTTCTAGAAGTAAATCAACAAATCCCCCTCCAATAAAACGATTAAGAACAGTTGGTGCAATGACAAGATCGTGTTTAAAAGAGATGGAAAATAGAACAGAACCTGCTACTCCCACAGAGACTGCAAAGTCGAATATACCTGGTTTATTACCAATTAAATCTCTCAAATCACAAACTGTAAATGAAGACTCAACTAGTGTTGTAGAAACATCGGAACTTTCCGAAAAGGAAGAGTTAAAAAATAGTGATAGTATAAGTATAGAAAAAGACAATTGTATAATTAATATTAGTGATACTATATTACAAAATAATGAAGAAACAATCATTATATGTAGAACAAATGAAGAGAGAAAACGCAGAAGATCAGTCAGTTCAGAGGGTGAAGAAGGAATGCataagcgattaacacctagtCCACTTCACGTAGATATAGTAGAAAATGCTGTATATACAGAAGATAATATGTGCAATGATAACATGGATGACAGCATGGATGGCCAAGATAATAAGTTATCTGAAAATTCTGATCCTATTTCTGATCCCATTGAATTAGATGAATTGGATGAAAACAAAACCATTACTGAATATGAAGATAGCAATAGCAATAGTTCCAATGCTCAGGATGAAATATATCATTCTTCTACCCAAAACACTGAGATGGAACCACAAAACGAGAATGAAACTGTTGATTTGTCTGAATTGAATTGTGATATGAAAGATGATAATTGTTATACAGATGATTCTACCACTACAGATGGTAAAACGGAGGAAGAAATAGAGAACAGCCCTTTCGGAGACATCTCCGATGCAATTACTCCAAATGAATCTCAGAATGATTGTTCAGAACCTGTTGATCCTTTGCTCCTAACAAAAGCAGATGAAAGCTGTGAAAAACCAGATGATATAGATGGAGGTTCTTCGCAAGATATTCCTGATAATTTTCAGATACTACCCAATACCCTTATTCTTCAACAAGAATCCATCGTTCTAGAAAAAGGATCATGTTCAGAAATTTGTGAGTCAGTGAATTGTATGGAAGAGTCTGCTGAGAAGTTGGAAGCCAGTGTAGAAGAATCAGACCTTGTTATAGCCCAGCTCACTCAAACTACTTACAATGCTTCAACGAATATCGCAGATGAAGATGCAAATGAAGACCGATTTATAGATGCAGAAAATTATGTGTTGGAATCAGGCCAGATAACAGTCACTGAAAAAACCGATAAAGCTGAAACAGAAGTTGATATACAGGCTACACTTTTTGGGAACAATATTATTGCAGGtatgttttattattattattgaattatcTTATGTTCTGATGGAATGTTAAGAAGATCTGTTATTCTGGTAGAATTCTTAACATTATCTGTTTGTTCAAAGATTATTCCCAATGGACAGAAAAAATTCTTACAATTCTATTTTATCATTTTGGTTCACGACCATTATGAATCCCCTACAAACAAATGTGTTGAAAACCCAATAATATTTCTTAATATTGGAAATGTTTTCCATCACTCTCCTGCAAAGGTTATTtataattcaatattcctattaaTCATTAAgagaaattttattcaatattagGAACCATATTTTGTACTTCAGTAACTTCAGTTCTTGATATTGTTCACTTACTTTCTCATTATAttccttcaaaaaatattttgaatcatTTTCAATAAGCTCGCAACTCAATCAATCTGATCGACTGACATAATGTACACTAGCTACTTTATTCATTGGCATATCTAATCTCTATGATGAACACTTATTGTTTAAAAATCTAAAGTAAATTCTTCAAGCACCTGCTATTGTTATTTTAAATGAAGTCTCACTCCTTGAAATTGTTTTGTTAATAGTCACACCTATGGTACTTGTGgatattgaatttcaaaacaaaattttttacgCCAATTTATGATTCATTGCGCATGTTATAGTGTCTGCATCATATTATTCCAGATACCAGAGATTGTTGTTGGGGTCTCGTTGATTCAAGCAGTGAAAAATTGTTGGAAGTACCTCTCCAAGCCTTAGACACTGTAAATCAAGTTGTGCCATCTAGTATTATTCCTCAGGAGGCTGTTGAAGTAACAGAAAATGTGGAAGTTATTCCTATGAAAGAAGAATTGGAAGTGAGATTAGAACAAGGAAATTTCCCTGTTCCAAGTGACTGGCATTATGATGTCAAAATGGATTCTGAAACTGTAGCTGCTGCCCTTGAAATGGCAGACCCTGCAGATGCAACTCAAGAGAAACAGAAAAGGCCACATGGTTTTCCAGAATATTCAGGCAATAGGAACCAGGTTAAACTGGAGTTGGAAGTAACTTTAACTCCAGAAATCGTGAGTTCAGACAACTTGATCACAAGTACAGTGAATAATAGTTCCAGTGGCGTGAATTCCACAATAACTTCAGCAGTTAATAAAACTGTAACAACAGTTATACCTCCAACTACTGTTATTCCACCAACAACGATTGTCTGCTTGCCGTCTGTGGTGAGTTCGGCACCAGGTTTGAATTCTGCTGTGAACGAGGTTACGCAAAGTTCTACTTTACCAAGACCCGGTATGGTGCAGAGCTCCAGTGCTTTACCTTTCTTAGCCCTTAGTTCATCCCAACCTATACGAGCGGTGCCAACTCACAGTAAGGCAAAACCGAAAATATCATCTGGAGGAAACCGTAACAGAAGTAATAACAAACCTCCCCCAGGAGCAGTTAATCTTGAGAGGAGCTATCAGATATGTCAGGCAGTAATACAGAACAGTCCGAATCGGGATCAATTAAGGTGTCAGTTGAAACCACCACCGTCACTTCTTGCCGCAGCCGCCACTAACAATGCGAAAAAGGTCGAAAGCAATAAGCAAACGCAATACAGTTCTGTCACTTCATCGAGGGCCAATAAGACATTCACTCCACCCCTTGGGTCTTCAGGGAATTATCAAATCGTTCCAGGAAGTAATGGAGTGTCTACCATCGGGCAGAAATCCAGGGTCATGCCTTTTCAGCAGAGGCAACCTAGCCCACCAGTTGTGGTTCGTCATGTATTCACCTCGGGACAAAGGATCCCTGTCACCATGGCTGTTCTACCTCAAACTTCCAATCTGAGTCCTGAAGTAAGTGAGTATAATAGGTATATGTCTGTACctgttatttttcaatttatttcttCTGCGAACTCAATTTCGAGAAGTGTATTagatctttatttttttttttttaatttcaggtGGTTGATGCTCAAAACCATATGGGTAATGTTGGTCAATATATCCTTGTTCAAAGGGCCAGTTTAAACGATCCACACATACCCCGTTCCTCAAGCGCACCTCCATCTCACCCCCAAATCGGAAATACAATAAATACATCGAATAGTATACAGCAAATCGTTTCAATGACTTCGAGGGGGCGACCTGGTAGTGTCGATACGGAACATTCTCTCCAAGTGCAGCCGTCTAATGATTGCATTGTACAGAGTCCCAACCCAGGAACACAGGCGGTGACCAGAAGACATAGGGTGCCTCCGGGTATGGTTTACGGGGATGTGAGCCTGGATAATCCCCTTCATAACTACACAGTCATAGGAGACAACGTTTTGGCTGATCATCCAGCGGCCGCTATGCAGTCGCAGATGATCATGCAGAAGTCGAGGCCCAACGATAGTTCTTGTGGGTGCAGTCTCAAAGCTATGGTGGTGTGTAAAAAATGCGGGGCGTTTTGCCACGACGATTGTATAGGACCTAACAAGCTATGCCGTACTTGCTTTATTCGGTAGGTAGGTATATACTGAGCATGTCACATTTTGTACTGCAATTTTATTTGTTGGTGGTATTGTGGGGGCATTaaagaaatgaattttcttTGACGAAACACTTTGTTTCTTTTCGGGACAGTGGAGGTAATCAACAAAGAATGTTGAAGATACTGTCGTGTAAGTGCTGTATTATATAAATTTGTAAATAGCTCTTTCTAAAAAACAAGGCGAATCAAATGGCAGCTTATTTATACTGAATGAACATATTGTATAGCTTCGATGAATAATTCGCATCCATGgagtttgaaaaattttatttgttggTTAAAAATTAATTGAACTTAAACTGGAGTTCTCTGCTGgatcttttttttcagatttaacTTTCCCTTtgattcatattcaaaatagCTGATCTGGGGGTGTTTTGAATAATATCAATTTGATAAAATTCTAAACACAAATgttgaaatactttttttttttcacttccaTTTATCTGTGGTAAGTTGTGAAAGCTGCATGCAAACATCTGGAAGCAATATTTACAGACTACTGAGTCCataaattcatgaatttttgaatgattGATGTAAGAGGAGATGAGTTTTCATGAGCCAGTatagttgaaaatatttttctatatttgaGGTTGAAGGTGGATTCCGTTTTGGTGTGTTGTAAGAAAGTGATACTATTACCAACAAATAAAATTCTACTACCAAAATCACTGTGTTATTATTTAGAAGAAACAAAGAAGACTTGTTGAAAGTGATCACTTAAGGGATTAGTTTTTACATTTATTTGTAGTATACATACAATACTCTCTAGTACTCTAGATGTTAGCAcaagaattatttatttattttcttaacTTTTTTCCATTACATATCATATTTGTTTATGAAATATCATTCTACTTTCATGGGAGTTATTGAAAtctctgagtaataaaaatatgGAAAACGCAGCTTTTTCCGAAAATAATTATGAAAGAAAGGCATGAAGACTAGGTATATACTTATTTTACTTTCTTGAAtgtagaatttttttctgtgatATTATTTTGACCTAGTGATTAGAAATCCAAATTTGGACAGTTAACGAACACAGCAAAAGAAGTTTATGAAATTGCTACAATTTCTCtgctttcaaaaaatcattaGAACTGTAACCTTTCTATTTATCTCTATACTATATTTTTATCCCGTTTTAACCAATGTTATgtgttatatatattttttaagttTTCTTAATATTTAATGTGAAGTGCCAAATATTTTGATTGAGGcttttggaaaaaataatttggaAGAAATGAAATTTATCTACCTAGAATTTCAAATGGAAAAGTAAAATgttgtttcatgaaaatataatttggcatatttattattttcgaaagtcttccaaatattcaatgaaattaaacTTCAGCAGAAGATCATAATCTTCTTGCAcctaaaattttcaataaatactACCTCAGATGTTTTGATGTAatattttgtcaaatttttggTATACTCGGTGCAATAATTCTTGAACTTTTGTAATGACAGGATTCCTGAAAAATGTACGTTATTAAGGAATACACCTAGGGTTTTCCACAATTTGCTTAAAATGCTTTTCTTAGGTATTTTTAGGTCTTTAGAGTAAAATGTGTATAATGATTATTTTCGTAAATCTTATATAGTTTAAGATCTAATTTTATGTACAGTATCTTTTTACTTGTCACAAACACAATGGTTTCAAATGAATGTATATACATATACTGTCCTTTCCTGCTGATTTCAAATACATTACATTGTTTAATTTGCaccttttaatttgaattcggCCGAAACGTTGTTGAGAAAATAGaacaaaaataacgaattcataatttcattccataaattcaattaatttGGTAATAAAGAAAAGTAGAAAGCAAGCAGAGTGTGAAGTACCGATGCTATACGTACCAGGGACTTAGTACTCAATGCTAAGCTAGTTTTGGTATATCTGACACTGGAggcaaaaaaatattattatctaTCATTACAGTAAGGTAATTTTTGTCCGTTGTTTCCTTTCTTTAAAGTTCTAAAGTTACTTGTCTTTCAAGGACAATTATTTATGTTTAAAAATTCCATCTATTTCAAAtgatattaagaaaaaaaaatattggactAGCACTATCAGTTATGCGCTCACTTATTTATTATAAAAAATGCGTAATCTAGACATATACTTCGATGTCGTTTATTTTAAACTTGCTTGTACTTGAACGCGCAGGTATTCATTGCAAAAAATGGTGGATGCGATaaacatttaaaaaattttataacttTTCTACACTTTAGCAGAAATTACAAATATATTAATACTTCGAGATCAAATAATTCAGCATTCCCTAGACATTGGCTGATATATGTTCTTCTGTTCAGATTTCTGAGAATAATCGTTTAGGAACATAGCTCTTATTTGTCTCTGGCTCCGAGGCGAATGCGCCAAATTCATCTGTCAACCTGTTCTTGTCTGTTCTTATTGATAAATAAAAGTCCATCTAAAATCTAGAATTCagataaagaatttttttttcttgatatgGAAGAGGACAACAAATTGTATGATATTTTAGGGGTGGAAAGAAATGCttctgaaaatgaaataaagaagGTAAAAGTATTTATTACCAGGAATTTGCAGATGACTTCTTTATTGATGAGTTGGGtaacttgaaaatttttatcgTTAATGGTGAGTTTGAATTTTGCAGCAATATCGAAGGCTTGCTAAGGAGTATCATCCAGATAAAAACCCCGAAGCCGGTGACAAATTTAAAGAAATATCATATGCATATGAAATTCTGTCCGATCCAAAGAAAAGGGCAACATATGATCAAGTTGGTCTCAAGGGAATGCAAGAAGGTGCTGCAGATGGTTTTGGAGGTGATGATCTCTACTCGCATCTCTTTGCGGGTGGATTATTTGGTGGATTTGGTCCATTTGGTTCCAGACGAAGAAACAAAGGAGAAGACACTGTACATCCTTTAAAAGTTAGCTTAGAAGATTTTTATAATGGGAAAACCGCCAAATTGCAACTGAGTAAAAATATAATATGTGCAGTTTGTAATGGAAAAGGAAGCAAAAGTGGCCAGGTTGGAAAATGTCGAACCTGTAATGGTATGGGAATGAAAAGAACTTATCATGAAATTGGTTCTGCCATTTCCCCATGTTATGAATGTAAGGGAACAGGAGAATATATTGATGAGAGTGATCAATGTGAAACTTGCAATGGAAAGAAAGTTTGCAATGAATGTAAAATTTTAGAGGTTCATGTAGAAAAAGGTAAGtagccatttttttttaaattttgaactgATTTATCAATTTATTACTTGTTATTTCTAGGTATGAAAGAAaaccaaaaaatattatttcgagGGGAAGGAGATCAGGTACCAGATATTGAACCAGGAGATGTTGTAATTGTTTTACAACAGAAACCACATGAAAAATTTCAGCGTAACGATGATAATTTACAAGTGAACCAAACAATATCCTTAACAGAAGCGCTTTGTGGTTTCACATTTGTCTTACGCCATTTGGATGGTAGAGATTTAGTTATAAGGCATCCTGCTGGAGAAGTGATCAAACCAGGTGACATGAAGATGATTGTTGGTGAAGGAATGCCACGTTATAAAGATCCTTTTGAAAAAGGGAATTTACATATTTGCTTCAGCATTAAATTTCCTGACAGTCACTTTACAACTGAAGAAAATCTAAAGTTACTAGAAACTATCTTTCCACCACGACCTGAATTTGTTATGCCTATTGGTGATAATGTTGAACAAGTTGACCTTCATGACTTCGAGCCAAATGATAAATCCAATGAAACCAAGCGAGGATGCAGTTATGCTAGTGACGATGAAGATGGAGCACATGGACCAGGAATTCAATGTGCCACTCAGTAGAAGAATTCTCTGATCAAGGCTTCCCCATTAAGAAAtggatgttttcatttcaaatgaaatatcacCATTCAAAAACTCGAAATATAACCAAATTTGTAACTCGGAATGAATATAGTtacttttcaaatattgactctgattttcttttctattctttAAAATTATTCTTCCACCTTCTCTGAGGATATACATTTATATATGTACAGAGTGGGGCACGAGAACATCCCACATTCCCTCTTTATGGACAATTTCGTGCATCGAAAACATATTGTTGATTCAAATCCGTTCAGTGACTCTAACAAGAGTGCTAGATACAGATAGTAGTTGGGTTGAGTTATGGAGGGTAGAAGGTAGAGCCCTCAATCAGGACAACCTCTGCCTCAAAGATTGAAGAATTGAGAATTTCTATATGTGCGCCATCTATGTTCAAGTCAGGAAAGCTCTATGTTAGTCAGTCAGATTTCTAATTGATTTGGGCAGCCACACTAGTTAGTTCCGCAAAGTTCCTCTAGGTGGATTCCAATCTTGTATAATACTTAAAACCGCACAGTGAACCGCATGGCGTCATCTAAAAAATTTTGTGGGACTAATTGGTATAACTGCCCAAATCAAAGAGAAATCTTAGTGATTGGCATAGAGCTTTTACGACTTGAACATAGGTAGCGCACTTACAGatatttcttatttcaaattcaatgcttttttatgaatttttgactCGTGATATCCATAGAAATACCTACATTAGACAACCTGAATCTCCTCAATcatatgaatatttttattatttgagtaTGTTGCGttgttttcaaaaattatttatagGCGTTCCTAAATATCAATACTTCAGAAATTGTGGTATCACAGCGAGTGCTACGAAAACGCACCTTAAACAGTTACCTAAATGCCTCAAAAAGATTGCGCTACCTTatcatgaaaattcaacagtaaTTTTCAGAATATGGGGTATAAGTATCTTAACATGGCTCGGTTTCACGTCTGAAGATGAAGGAAAAGAGTCGGAATTAATAATGACATTAAAAAGAGCTGTGCTTTGTATGAAAAGAGAACAGTACAATACAGCAGAGCAATTATTACATATTGCATTGAAAATAGCACAGGAACAGCAAAATGAACAAGGAATTGTCTATTGTTTTGATCTGATGGCTAATTTAGCATTTGACCAGCAAATCCTTGATAAGGCAGAAAAGTTATTTGTGACGGTGCTACAAATTTTATTGAGCAAAGGTACAAAACAAGACGATCTCAAAGTAGGTTGAACATGGGTAAAAGAAGTAATATTACTCATCACTGAAATTTGTAGGTGATACATATTAGTCTTAAACTTGCTAGGATTGCTCAGTTGAGAGCTGACCTGGAGAAGGCTGAGTTGGGTTACGAGTGGtgtcttgaaaaaataaaaaaccaaaGAAATGATGATCTAGACACTGAAATACTTTCTGGTGTGATACAAGATTGGTACGCCCAATTTCTACTGGATAAGGGGGATAATCAAAAAGCCTTATTCTATCTCAAAGAAGCATATAGAGTATGTGAAAAAACAATGGGTGCAAATAATGAGAAATCCATGCTTCTTCTGAATGATCTAGGCATAACAAGCTTTAGAGCTGGAGATATAGCaaatgctgaaatttttttgaatgaagGTATCAAAATTGGGCAAAAAGTTGATGATCAAACACATGTAGGTGTGTTACATGCAAATCTAGGACTTGTATTACTGCACAAAGGAATTGTCGAGAAAGCAAAAACATTGTGTAAAGAAGCTTGGAGTTTAGGTAATGAAGAACAAATTTTCCCTATATATAAATAACTTTCAGTGACGTTTCAGGTAAAAAGAATATGAATAATGAGACTATGGAGCAGGCAAATTATTGTTTTGAACAAATAAAGATGAATTTGGGGAATAAATAAGAATAATTcatataaattttatattttaacaAATATTACTAATTACGATGTGATATAGTGATTAAATAATCTTACATTTTATTTTgcctaaaaattcaacattgataagatttcagtttttttcaataAGTACAGTATTGAAGTAAACAATGAAGAATTCAAGTTTTCATTAATTACTTCCGATATTGAATCAAAAAATTCTATTGactaatttttattcaaaaatagatATAATAACCATTAATCCTATACCAGCTAGCAacgcaaaaacttgaaaaagagTCTGTAAAAAACTAGGTTTATCTTCATCTAAAAGTTCAGGAATCACAGACACAAGAGCAATGTAAATAAAGCCTCCAGCAGTGAAGGGTAAAATCCAAGAAGCTGCCATTGCTCCTTGACTATTTTGAGCTAACAATGAAATAGCAGTGCCACAGAGAGCCCCTAGGGCTGTTATTAATTGTAATAACATGGCATTTCTTCTTGACACACCAGATTGAAGCAAGATAGCAAAGTCTCCAATCTCATGAGGGACTTCATGAAGTAAAATGGTTATAGTTGTTACAATACCGATCGTGTTCCCTGCTAAGTACGATGAGCCTATTGCTAAACCATCTGTGAAATTATGGCTGAAATCGGCAGCCAAATTCAAATATCCAGCAACTTTGATTTCCTTATCTTCTGTTGAATCATTTGTTTCTTTGGAAGTGACAATTCCTGTTTTATTTTCTTTCTTGGTttcttcctttttctttttaatcTTACTCGGTTCTTTTTGTTGGGAGTGAGAGTGGCCATGGCCTCCTTTGAGTATTctcattgatttttctattatcAAAAATGTGACTATGCCTGAAAGAACCCATAAACCTACCGATAAAT
The nucleotide sequence above comes from Coccinella septempunctata chromosome 4, icCocSept1.1, whole genome shotgun sequence. Encoded proteins:
- the LOC123311906 gene encoding polycomb protein Asx isoform X2; the encoded protein is MEIDVTDEINTEKIGISSSQGEIENSTKITVNNTTTGCYSGNKEHENNNLLSRKGSKHALRQQAKRRKKNTTIASGNAASVPRIIVKPLPPQSTEEVSVNTIMNPSAPQAKTMREVLASIPGFNMKQRKRTNKKLSTAAQLEQTKEGHIDLETPDSILVNTNLRLLLNKATFSALPMLYQHKLIQLLPSVDRHMISSSTDPNSLELSNSGLNNEFFARACLEWQDRLAEGEFTPENQQKLKLEADKERSKLDPWKLKHFEPIWGDRGHSCGSESSTTTTQSSGRPPLKTTIKLRHSTVNSSRSKSTNPPPIKRLRTVGAMTRSCLKEMENRTEPATPTETAKSNIPGLLPIKSLKSQTVNEDSTSVVETSELSEKEELKNSDSISIEKDNCIINISDTILQNNEETIIICRTNEERKRRRSVSSEGEEGMHKRLTPSPLHVDIVENAVYTEDNMCNDNMDDSMDGQDNKLSENSDPISDPIELDELDENKTITEYEDSNSNSSNAQDEIYHSSTQNTEMEPQNENETVDLSELNCDMKDDNCYTDDSTTTDGKTEEEIENSPFGDISDAITPNESQNDCSEPVDPLLLTKADESCEKPDDIDGGSSQDIPDNFQILPNTLILQQESIVLEKGSCSEICESVNCMEESAEKLEASVEESDLVIAQLTQTTYNASTNIADEDANEDRFIDAENYVLESGQITVTEKTDKAETEVDIQATLFGNNIIADTRDCCWGLVDSSSEKLLEVPLQALDTVNQVVPSSIIPQEAVEVTENVEVIPMKEELEVRLEQGNFPVPSDWHYDVKMDSETVAAALEMADPADATQEKQKRPHGFPEYSGNRNQVKLELEVTLTPEIVSSDNLITSTVNNSSSGVNSTITSAVNKTVTTVIPPTTVIPPTTIVCLPSVVSSAPGLNSAVNEVTQSSTLPRPGMVQSSSALPFLALSSSQPIRAVPTHSKAKPKISSGGNRNRSNNKPPPGAVNLERSYQICQAVIQNSPNRDQLRCQLKPPPSLLAAAATNNAKKVESNKQTQYSSVTSSRANKTFTPPLGSSGNYQIVPGSNGVSTIGQKSRVMPFQQRQPSPPVVVRHVFTSGQRIPVTMAVLPQTSNLSPEVSG
- the LOC123311906 gene encoding polycomb protein Asx isoform X1, whose translation is MEIDVTDEINTEKIGISSSQGEIENSTKITVNNTTTGCYSGNKEHENNNLLSRKGSKHALRQQAKRRKKNTTIASGNAASVPRIIVKPLPPQSTEEVSVNTIMNPSAPQAKTMREVLASIPGFNMKQRKRTNKKLSTAAQLEQTKEGHIDLETPDSILVNTNLRLLLNKATFSALPMLYQHKLIQLLPSVDRHMISSSTDPNSLELSNSGLNNEFFARACLEWQDRLAEGEFTPENQQKLKLEADKERSKLDPWKLKHFEPIWGDRGHSCGSESSTTTTQSSGRPPLKTTIKLRHSTVNSSRSKSTNPPPIKRLRTVGAMTRSCLKEMENRTEPATPTETAKSNIPGLLPIKSLKSQTVNEDSTSVVETSELSEKEELKNSDSISIEKDNCIINISDTILQNNEETIIICRTNEERKRRRSVSSEGEEGMHKRLTPSPLHVDIVENAVYTEDNMCNDNMDDSMDGQDNKLSENSDPISDPIELDELDENKTITEYEDSNSNSSNAQDEIYHSSTQNTEMEPQNENETVDLSELNCDMKDDNCYTDDSTTTDGKTEEEIENSPFGDISDAITPNESQNDCSEPVDPLLLTKADESCEKPDDIDGGSSQDIPDNFQILPNTLILQQESIVLEKGSCSEICESVNCMEESAEKLEASVEESDLVIAQLTQTTYNASTNIADEDANEDRFIDAENYVLESGQITVTEKTDKAETEVDIQATLFGNNIIADTRDCCWGLVDSSSEKLLEVPLQALDTVNQVVPSSIIPQEAVEVTENVEVIPMKEELEVRLEQGNFPVPSDWHYDVKMDSETVAAALEMADPADATQEKQKRPHGFPEYSGNRNQVKLELEVTLTPEIVSSDNLITSTVNNSSSGVNSTITSAVNKTVTTVIPPTTVIPPTTIVCLPSVVSSAPGLNSAVNEVTQSSTLPRPGMVQSSSALPFLALSSSQPIRAVPTHSKAKPKISSGGNRNRSNNKPPPGAVNLERSYQICQAVIQNSPNRDQLRCQLKPPPSLLAAAATNNAKKVESNKQTQYSSVTSSRANKTFTPPLGSSGNYQIVPGSNGVSTIGQKSRVMPFQQRQPSPPVVVRHVFTSGQRIPVTMAVLPQTSNLSPEVVDAQNHMGNVGQYILVQRASLNDPHIPRSSSAPPSHPQIGNTINTSNSIQQIVSMTSRGRPGSVDTEHSLQVQPSNDCIVQSPNPGTQAVTRRHRVPPGMVYGDVSLDNPLHNYTVIGDNVLADHPAAAMQSQMIMQKSRPNDSSCGCSLKAMVVCKKCGAFCHDDCIGPNKLCRTCFIR
- the LOC123311095 gene encoding dnaJ homolog subfamily A member 2-like, with the protein product MEEDNKLYDILGVERNASENEIKKQYRRLAKEYHPDKNPEAGDKFKEISYAYEILSDPKKRATYDQVGLKGMQEGAADGFGGDDLYSHLFAGGLFGGFGPFGSRRRNKGEDTVHPLKVSLEDFYNGKTAKLQLSKNIICAVCNGKGSKSGQVGKCRTCNGMGMKRTYHEIGSAISPCYECKGTGEYIDESDQCETCNGKKVCNECKILEVHVEKGMKENQKILFRGEGDQVPDIEPGDVVIVLQQKPHEKFQRNDDNLQVNQTISLTEALCGFTFVLRHLDGRDLVIRHPAGEVIKPGDMKMIVGEGMPRYKDPFEKGNLHICFSIKFPDSHFTTEENLKLLETIFPPRPEFVMPIGDNVEQVDLHDFEPNDKSNETKRGCSYASDDEDGAHGPGIQCATQ
- the LOC123311541 gene encoding tetratricopeptide repeat protein 19 homolog, mitochondrial-like, translated to MLRCFQKLFIGVPKYQYFRNCGITASATKTHLKQLPKCLKKIALPYHENSTVIFRIWGISILTWLGFTSEDEGKESELIMTLKRAVLCMKREQYNTAEQLLHIALKIAQEQQNEQGIVYCFDLMANLAFDQQILDKAEKLFVTVLQILLSKGTKQDDLKVIHISLKLARIAQLRADLEKAELGYEWCLEKIKNQRNDDLDTEILSGVIQDWYAQFLLDKGDNQKALFYLKEAYRVCEKTMGANNEKSMLLLNDLGITSFRAGDIANAEIFLNEGIKIGQKVDDQTHVGVLHANLGLVLLHKGIVEKAKTLCKEAWSLGKKNMNNETMEQANYCFEQIKMNLGNK